The region AAGGGGGCGCAGACGTCGCCGTGCAAACCGCCGCACATTGCCGCGGCCGGAACGGCGTCACCAGGGTGAGGTCATTCCGGTCCGCGGCCGGGCCCGCCGAAATCCGGGCTGCTGAAATCCGGACTGCCGAAGTCGGGGCTGCTGAAATCCGGACTGCTGAAACGCGGCGCGGACGTCCGCGGCTCCGTGTCCTGCGGCGAGGAGTAGTCGGGGCTCGAATAGCCCAGGCGCGGAATCCGCGGCACGGAGGGCGCGACGGACGGCGCGGCAGGGATCGAGGTGTCGTTCAGCGCGGCGTCGAGGAAGGGCAGCAGCCCGCGGTCGAGCAGCGCCTGATGCCACGTCTCGCGGGCCTGCAGCACCTCAGGGGGCATCCCGTCGGGCGAGTCGTGGATGGCGCTGGAGCCGTCCCGCAGCGCGGTCAGCAGCAGCCCGATCGCGCCGAGCAGGATCGACGCGGCGGCGACCGCGGCGAAGAACCAGCCCGCCGTGCGCAGCGGTGCGGCGATGGCGGGCTGCGGATCCACCGCGTCCATCGAGTAGCCGATCACCAGGAAGATCAGCGCCGCGGCTCCGGCGAGCAGCGGTGTCAGGACGGCGATGACGGCGGCCAGCCCCGCGCCGGAACCCGCACCGTCAGCGACGCCCATGGCGGCATAGCCGAACGCCCTGCTGTCGCGGGACCGCGCCGCCTCGCGCACCGCTTCCCGCGTCTGCGCGCGGAGCGTGCGGTAGACGTCGTACTCGGCGGCGGCCCGCCCGCTGATCGGCTCGGCTGCGGCCAGCGCAAGGGTGCGCAACTGCTCGGCGTTCAGCGGCAGGCCGTCGCCCATGGCGCCGTCCGGCCGTCCGGGACCCCGGGCTTCCTCCTCGTCCAGGACGATACGCAGGGCCTCGTCCAGAACGTGCTCGAAATCAGGGCGGTCTTCGTTGAGCAGGTGTGGAGCGGTGGTCATGTGCATCCCCCGATGCTCCGACTCCCCGAGCGAGGCCGGTGTTCCGTCACGGGAACGGGCTCGACCGGCCGGATGCGCGGAGAGCGGTGTGCCTACGGATAAAGCGATGGTAGAGCGGGGAGGTCAGACCGAAACAGGGTGCAACCAGGAAATGTGGAGGTTAGCCAATCAGCGGGAGTTGGGCAACCAGTAGGCGGCCTTCCATGGTGACGCCGCCGTCCATTGCCACGGCGAGACTGTCCGCGTAGACCATCGGACCGCTCACCGTGTGGCCGCGCTCCTCGCCGTCCTGCGGCGCCTCCCCGGCCTCGCCCAGCAGGTAGGGGATCGGGCTGTGCCCGTGCACCACCCGCCGTCCGCCGTAGGTGCCGAGGATTTCGCGGGCGGCCTGCGGGCCGTCGTCCCCGCGGAAGGCGAAGCGCTTGGTGAGCTTGCGGAACAGGTCCCAGCATTCGTCGGCGTCATTGCGCTGGAGCACGCCGGTGATCGCGTCGTTCATCTCCTCGATGCTGCTGCCGTAGTCCAGATACGCGGTGGTGTCGGAGTGCACCAGTAGATGGTCGTCGGTGAGGTGGGCGGCGTCCAGCCGGGAGATCCAGGTCAGATGCCGGTCCTCGAGGCGCTCCATGTCGGAGGGCTGGCCGCCGTTGAGGCGCCAGGCGGCGAGGAAGGAGGCGGTGCCGCCCACGGAATTGACGGGCGTGTCGCCGAAGCGGTGGGCGCCGAGCAGCAGCAGTTCGTGATTGCCCATCAGGGCGCGGCAGTATCCGCCAGCCGCTGCGGCCTCCGCGGACAGCTGCATGACCAGTTCGATCACGCCGATGCCGTCCGGGCCGCGGTCGGTGAAGTCGCCGAGGAACCACAGCCGCGCGCTGCCCGCCGACCAGTGGCCCTCGCCGTCCACCAGGCCGCGTTCGCCGAGCGCCGCCAGCAACTCGTCGAGATAGCCGTGCACATCGCCGACGACGTACAGCGGACCGGGGCGCTCCGCCCGCTCCGCCGCCGTCTGCGACGGGGCGGCGATCACCGGCAGGTCGCGTTCTGTGGGGGTGTAGTCGGTGGGGACCAGCTGCGTGTCGGGCTCGGTCGGTTCGTACGGCCGGGGCGGGGCGGGCACCGTCGGGGCGTGCACGGGCGCGGGCGGCGCGCTGTCGAAGGCCGGGACGGGAGCCGGCGCCGGGTAGCCGCCGATCGTGCTCTGCTGCCCGTAGCCCGCGGCAGGCTGGTGCTCATGGCCGTAACCGCCGGCCGCCTCCCGCGGGTGCTCGTAGCCGGCGCCCGCCGGTTCGTGCCCGTACGCGGCGGCCGCTTCGTACCGTGCGGCGTCCGCCGTGCCCGCGGCCTGCTCGAACGCGGGCGCGGGCGGGATGCCCAACGCGTGCTCGTAACCTGCCGCGCGTTCAAAAGCCGCCTCGGGACGCCAGCTGTCCGCGGTCCCGGGCTCGGCCCCCTGACCTGCCCCCTGAGTCATCGACCCCTCCACGATCGCGCCGCCATCCGCCCATCATAGGAATGACGCTGTCGCGTTGTGACATACCCGGGCAGCTGGTTTTCGCACGGTACAGACAAAACACCCCGTAGCCACCATGGCAATACGAAGGCCTGACGATGGACGGTACCGCGCGTCGCCGCAGTGCGGCCCGGTCCGGACCGCCGTCCTTGGACCTTAACCCTCCCCACGGGCCGGACCGCGCGGCGGGCTGACGGTGGTGCGGTGCGCGCGGCGCTGCGAGGAGGTGCGGATGATCAGCTCGGTCGGCATCACCTGCTGCACCGGCTGGGCCGGGCCGACCCCCTCGATGGCGTCGATGAGCAACTGCACGACCGCGGTGCCGATCCGGCGCGGTTTGAGCGACAACGTGGTGATCGGCGGCTCGGTGGCGGCGTAGCCGGTGCTCTCGCTGCAGCACACCAGCAGCAGGTCGTCGGGCACCCGCAGACCGTAGCGGCGGGCGGCGGCGAGCAGGTCGGTGCCGTTGGGGTCGAAGAGACCGTAGACGGCGTCGGGCCGGTCGGGCCGTGCGAGTAAGCGGTCCGCGGCGACGGCGCCCGCACAGGGATCGTGCGCGGGGTAGGCCTCGTAGACCGGTTCCTGGCCGATGCGCTCGCACCACTCCAGATACGCGGTGGTCGACAGCCGGGTGTACGTGTCGGTGCTGGTGCCGGTGAGCAGGCCGATCCGGCGCGCCCCGGCGGCCGCGAGGTGGTCGAGGATGCCGAGTACGGCCTCCTCGTGGTCGTTGTCCACCCAGGCGTGCACCGGCAGGCTGCCGGCCGGGCGGCCGTCGCTGACCACCGGCACGCCCTGCCGGACGAGTTCGGTGACGACCGGGTCCTGGTCCGAGGGGTCGACGACGACCGTGCCGTCCAGCGCCACATTGCCCCACACGTCGTGCCGTGAGGAGGCGGGCAGGATGACCAGGGCGTAGCCGCGGGCAAGCGCGGCGGAGGTGGCGGCCCTTGCCATCTCCGCGAAGTACGCGAATTCGGTGAAGGTGAACGGTTCTTCGCCGTATGTCGTCACCGTCAGGCCGATGAGGCCGGACCTGCCGGTGCGCAGCGTGCGGGCGGCGGCGGAGGGGCGGTAGCCCAACCGGTCGGCGACCTCACGGACATGGCGTCGGGTGGCGTCGGGCAGTCGGCCCTTGCCGTTGAGCGCGTCGGAGACAGTCGTGATCGAGACGCCGGCGGCAGCGGCGACATCCCTGATCCCCGCCCGCTCCAGCCGGCGTCCGACGGGCCGGCTCGCCTGGTGATTCCCTGCTGCTGTCATGGCGTGCCGATATTAGGGCGGCCTTGGCCCGCTCGGCCGCCACCCTGCTGGACACCGAGAAGGAAGGTTTCTGCATGATCGAAAACGTTATGCAATGTGGAATATGCAGACGGCAGGGCGGGAGTTCAGGAGATACGGGCGCAAGCACGGCGATCCGTGGACCAATGGCCCAATGGAACCTGTGGCGGCAAGTCACCCCTACGAGGGATGCGCGCCACCCGGCGCGCCACCGGAGCATGGTGGGGGCGCCGCCCTCGGCACAAGAACGCGGAGCGGCCACGAGGCGGTTTCGCGCCACCCCGCGGGGAGCCGCCGGGAGCCGTCCGCGCCCGCGCGCCGGAAGCGCCGCCGGCCGCTGTGGCGCACCGCACTCCCCAGGTCGGCGCGGTCCTCGTAGGGTGTGGCCATGAGCCCCGAGACCCCCAAGCTGCGCGTGGAACTGGACGGTATTCCCACCTACAAGCCGGGACGGCCGCCGGCCGCGGAGGAGGGCGCACCCGCTTTCAAGCTGTCCTCCAACGAGAATCCGTACCCGCCGCTGCCGGGTGTCCTGGAGGCGGCCACCGCGGCTGCGGCGTCCTTCAATCGTTATCCGGACATGGCCTGCTCCGAGCTGACCGCCGAGCTGGCGGCGCGCTTCGGGGTGCCGGCCGCGCATGTGGCGACCGGCACGGGGTCCGTGGGTGTGGCGCAGCAACTGCTGCAGGCGACCTCGGGCCCGGGCGATGAGGTCATATACGCCTGGAGGTCCTTCGAGGCCTATCCGATCATCACCCGGATCAGCGGTGCGCGGGCGGTGCAGGTGGCGCTGGACGCCGCCGAGCGGCACGATCTGGACGCGATGGCCGACGCGGTCACCGAGCGGACCCGGCTGATCTTCGTCTGCAACCCGAACAACCCCACCGGCACCGTGGTGCGCAAGGCCGCGCTGGAGCGCTTCCTGGACCGGGTGCCGGGCGATGTGCTGGTGGTGCTCGACGAGGCCTACCGCGAGTTCAACACCGACCCCGAGGTGCCCGACGGCACGGACCTCTACCGGGAGCGGCCCAATGTGGCCGTCCTGCGGACCTTCTCCAAGGCGTACGGCCTGGCGGGGCTGCGGGTCGGTTTCGCCATCGCGCACGAGCCGGTGGCTGCCGCGCTGCGCAAGACCGCGGTGCCCTTCGGGGTGAGCCAGCTGGGCCAGGACGCGGCGGTGGCGAGCCTGCGGGCCGAGCCCGCGCTGCTCGAACGGGTCGCGGGCCTGGTCGCCGAGCGGTCCCGGGTGGTCGGCGAGCTGACCGCGCAGGGCTGGACGGTTCCGGAGACCCAGGCCAACTTCGTCTGGCTGCGGCTGGGGGAGCGCACGGCGGACTTCGCGGCGGCCTGTGAGCGGGCGGGTACGACGGTGCGGCCGTTCCCCGGCGAGGGCGTCCGGATCACGGTCGGCGAGACCCCGGCGAACGATCTGCTGCTGCGGACCGCCGCTGCCTTCCGCAAGGAGATCTGACCGGGCCCGGGATCCGGTACTCCCCCGGCCCTCACCGACCCGGCCGCAGCGGCTCCGACCTGCGGATTCGCCCCCTGACCACCCCCCGGTGGCAGGGGGCGAACACATGTGCGCGATACTGCTTGTGAATGAGTTCACGTTCACAAGCGCGACGCAAAAGGAGACGTATCGTGCAGCTCGCACTGGAGCCACTGAACGTCGCCAGGTGGCAGTTCGGCGTGACGACCGTCTACCACTTCCTCTTCGTCCCCCTGACGATCTCGCTCTCCGCGCTCACCGCGGGCCTGCAGACCGCCTGGGTGCGTACGTCCAAGGACAAGTACCTCCGGGCGACCAAGTTCTGGGGCAAGCTCTTCCTGATCAACATCGCCATGGGTGTGGTGACAGGCATCGTCCAGGAGTTCCAGTTCGGCATGAACTGGTCGGACTACTCCCGCTTCGTCGGCGACATATTCGGCGCCCCGCTCGCCTTCGAGGCGCTGATCGCCTTCTTCTTCGAATCGACCTTCATCGGGCTGTGGATCTTCGGCTGGGACAAGCTGCCGAAGAAGATCCATCTGGCCTGCATATGGATGGTCTCGATCGGAACGGTGCTGTCGGCGTACTTCATCCTGGCGGCCAACTCCTGGATGCAGCACCCGGTCGGCTACCGCTACAACCCGAAGACCAAGCGGGCCGAACTCACCGACTTCTGGGCGGTGCTGACCCAGAACACCGCGCTCGCGCAGTTCTTCCACACCATGTCCGCGGCCTTCCTGACCGGCGCCGCCTTCATGATCGGTATTGCCGCCTACCACCTGGCCCGCAAGCAGCACATCGCCGTGATGCGCTCGTCGCTGCGGCTGGCCCTGGTGGTCGCGGTGGTGGCCGGCGCGCTCACCGCGATCAGCGGGGACACGCTCGGCAAGGTGATGTTCAAGCAGCAGCCGATGAAGATGGCCGCGGCGGAGGCGCTGTGGGACGGGCAGAAGGGCGCGCCCTTCTCGATCTTCGCGGTCGGTGACGTCAGCAAGGGCCACAACGAGGTCGCGATCGACATCCCCAATCTGCTGTCCTTCCTCGCCACCGACAACTTCACCTCCTACGTCGGCGGCATCAACGATGTGAACAAGGCCGAGCAGCAGAAGTTCGGCCCCGGCGACTACCGGCCGAACATCCCGGTCGCCTACTGGGGCTTCCGCTGGATGATCGGCTTCGGTGTGGTCTCGATCGGGGTCGGCGCGGCGGGGCTGTGGCTCACCCGGCGCCGCCTGTGGGTGGCGCCCGAGCACCGGACCGGCGAGGACGAGGTGCCGAACCTGATGCTCACCAGGAAGACCCGGTTCGGCCCCGGACTGTCCCGCTGGTACTGGCGGCTGGCACTGCTCACCATGGTCTTCCCGCTGCTCGCCAACTCCTGGGGCTGGATCTTCACCGAGACCGGCCGCCAGCCCTGGGTCGTCTACGGAGTGCTGCGCACCCGGGACGCGGTCAGCCCAGGGGTGTCCACCGGGGAGGTGCTGACCTCGCTGATCGTCTTCACCGGCCTCTACGCCGTCCTCGCCGTCATCGAGGTCCGGCTGCTGTTGAAGTACGCCAAGGCCGGCCCGCCGGAACTGACCGACGAGGACCGCCGGTCCCCCACCCGTATCGGCGGTGACAGCGGCGGCACGGACGCCGACGACCGCCCGATGGCCTTCTCGTACTGAGCGGCAGGAGGAGAGATCATGCATCTGCACGACGTCTGGTTCGTCCTGATAGCCGTTCTGTGGACCGGGTACTTCTTCCTGGAGGGCTTCGACTTCGGGATCGGCGTCCTGACCAAGCTGCTGGCCCGTGACCGTACCGAGCGGCGCGTGCTGATCAACACGATCGGCCCGGTCTGGGACGGCAACGAGGTCTGGCTGCTCACCGCGGGAGGAGCGACCTTCGCCGCCTTCCCCGACTGGTACGCCACCCTCTTCTCCGGCTTCTACCTGCCGCTGCTGGTGATCCTGGTCTGCCTGATCGTGCGCGGGGTCGCCTTCGAATACCGCGCCAAGCGGGACGACGAGCGCTGGCAGCGCAACTGGGAGCACGCGATCTTCTGGACCTCGCTGCTGCCGGCGTTCCTGTGGGGGGTCGCCTTCGCCAACATCGTGCACGGCGTGAAGATCGACGCCCACAAGGAATACGTCGGCGGCTTCTGGGACCTGCTGCACGGCTACGCCCTGCTCGGCGGTCTGGTGACGCTGGCGCTGTTCACCTTCCACGGTGCCGTCTTCGCCTCGCTCAAGACGGTCGGCCCGATACGGGAGCGGGCGCGGGCGTTCGCCACCAGGATCGGCGCGGTCGCGGCGGTGCTGGCGCTGGCCTTCCTGATCTGGACGCAGGCGGACAGCGGCAACGGCCGCAGCCTGGTGGCACTGATCGTGGCCGCCGTCGCCCTCGCGCTCGCGCTGGGTGCGAACATCGCGGGGCGGGAGGGCTGGTCGTTCGCCTTCTCCGGGGTGACGATCGCGGCGACGGTCGCCCTGTTCTTCCTGAGCCTCTTCCCCGACGTCATGCCGTCCTCGCTCGACAGCGCCTGGAGCCTGACGGTCAGCAACGCCTCGGCGACCCCGTACACGCTGCGGATCATGACCTGGTGCGCTGCGGTCGCCACTCCGCTGGTGCTGCTCTACCAGGGGTGGACCTACTGGGTCTTCCGCAAGCGGATCGGCACCCAGCACATCGCCGCAGGTCAGCCGACGGGTCGGCCCGCTGAAGGCGCGCACTGATGTTT is a window of Streptomyces sp. NBC_01477 DNA encoding:
- a CDS encoding metallophosphoesterase, with translation MTQGAGQGAEPGTADSWRPEAAFERAAGYEHALGIPPAPAFEQAAGTADAARYEAAAAYGHEPAGAGYEHPREAAGGYGHEHQPAAGYGQQSTIGGYPAPAPVPAFDSAPPAPVHAPTVPAPPRPYEPTEPDTQLVPTDYTPTERDLPVIAAPSQTAAERAERPGPLYVVGDVHGYLDELLAALGERGLVDGEGHWSAGSARLWFLGDFTDRGPDGIGVIELVMQLSAEAAAAGGYCRALMGNHELLLLGAHRFGDTPVNSVGGTASFLAAWRLNGGQPSDMERLEDRHLTWISRLDAAHLTDDHLLVHSDTTAYLDYGSSIEEMNDAITGVLQRNDADECWDLFRKLTKRFAFRGDDGPQAAREILGTYGGRRVVHGHSPIPYLLGEAGEAPQDGEERGHTVSGPMVYADSLAVAMDGGVTMEGRLLVAQLPLIG
- a CDS encoding LacI family DNA-binding transcriptional regulator, whose amino-acid sequence is MTAAGNHQASRPVGRRLERAGIRDVAAAAGVSITTVSDALNGKGRLPDATRRHVREVADRLGYRPSAAARTLRTGRSGLIGLTVTTYGEEPFTFTEFAYFAEMARAATSAALARGYALVILPASSRHDVWGNVALDGTVVVDPSDQDPVVTELVRQGVPVVSDGRPAGSLPVHAWVDNDHEEAVLGILDHLAAAGARRIGLLTGTSTDTYTRLSTTAYLEWCERIGQEPVYEAYPAHDPCAGAVAADRLLARPDRPDAVYGLFDPNGTDLLAAARRYGLRVPDDLLLVCCSESTGYAATEPPITTLSLKPRRIGTAVVQLLIDAIEGVGPAQPVQQVMPTELIIRTSSQRRAHRTTVSPPRGPARGEG
- the hisC gene encoding histidinol-phosphate transaminase; the protein is MSPETPKLRVELDGIPTYKPGRPPAAEEGAPAFKLSSNENPYPPLPGVLEAATAAAASFNRYPDMACSELTAELAARFGVPAAHVATGTGSVGVAQQLLQATSGPGDEVIYAWRSFEAYPIITRISGARAVQVALDAAERHDLDAMADAVTERTRLIFVCNPNNPTGTVVRKAALERFLDRVPGDVLVVLDEAYREFNTDPEVPDGTDLYRERPNVAVLRTFSKAYGLAGLRVGFAIAHEPVAAALRKTAVPFGVSQLGQDAAVASLRAEPALLERVAGLVAERSRVVGELTAQGWTVPETQANFVWLRLGERTADFAAACERAGTTVRPFPGEGVRITVGETPANDLLLRTAAAFRKEI
- a CDS encoding cytochrome ubiquinol oxidase subunit I, whose protein sequence is MQLALEPLNVARWQFGVTTVYHFLFVPLTISLSALTAGLQTAWVRTSKDKYLRATKFWGKLFLINIAMGVVTGIVQEFQFGMNWSDYSRFVGDIFGAPLAFEALIAFFFESTFIGLWIFGWDKLPKKIHLACIWMVSIGTVLSAYFILAANSWMQHPVGYRYNPKTKRAELTDFWAVLTQNTALAQFFHTMSAAFLTGAAFMIGIAAYHLARKQHIAVMRSSLRLALVVAVVAGALTAISGDTLGKVMFKQQPMKMAAAEALWDGQKGAPFSIFAVGDVSKGHNEVAIDIPNLLSFLATDNFTSYVGGINDVNKAEQQKFGPGDYRPNIPVAYWGFRWMIGFGVVSIGVGAAGLWLTRRRLWVAPEHRTGEDEVPNLMLTRKTRFGPGLSRWYWRLALLTMVFPLLANSWGWIFTETGRQPWVVYGVLRTRDAVSPGVSTGEVLTSLIVFTGLYAVLAVIEVRLLLKYAKAGPPELTDEDRRSPTRIGGDSGGTDADDRPMAFSY
- the cydB gene encoding cytochrome d ubiquinol oxidase subunit II: MHLHDVWFVLIAVLWTGYFFLEGFDFGIGVLTKLLARDRTERRVLINTIGPVWDGNEVWLLTAGGATFAAFPDWYATLFSGFYLPLLVILVCLIVRGVAFEYRAKRDDERWQRNWEHAIFWTSLLPAFLWGVAFANIVHGVKIDAHKEYVGGFWDLLHGYALLGGLVTLALFTFHGAVFASLKTVGPIRERARAFATRIGAVAAVLALAFLIWTQADSGNGRSLVALIVAAVALALALGANIAGREGWSFAFSGVTIAATVALFFLSLFPDVMPSSLDSAWSLTVSNASATPYTLRIMTWCAAVATPLVLLYQGWTYWVFRKRIGTQHIAAGQPTGRPAEGAH